The following are from one region of the Nitrososphaerota archaeon genome:
- the infB gene encoding translation initiation factor IF-2 yields the protein MKKYKGVENVFKITYSSCSRPLQKILIFWGLVDHGKTSLLDKMRGTLVAAREVGGITQHIGASFFPLDAIINVCSKLIKKYNITLKVPGILFIDTPGHAAFTNLRRRGGSMADIAILVIDIINGVQEQTIESIQLLKSRKTPFVVAANKIDLIPGWKPFENENFQETFNKQSKFTKEEFENRIYKLIGDLSFLGFKSDLYTNIKSFKENIAIVPVSAKTGEGIQDLLLVILGLSQTFLKEKLIPITTISEGSILEIVEEEGLGVTANLILYSGKINVGDRFAFMSKSGPTISKVRALLLPKPLDEMRDPRDKFTQVDSISAVAGVKIVANNLDDAIPGSPLIIIDKPENENEIIDRINKEIESLKINVDKIGVILKADTFGTLESAVYFLKDRGIPVRIADIGDVSKRDVFEASIVKQKDEFLGVILAFNVHIHPDIEKEAIDKGVKIFREKILFRLFENYLNWVEEEKSKKERMKFESLIKPGKIKILEGFVFRRSNPAIFGVEVLAGRIKPKYKLMNLEGKIIGEISQIQDKGQSIPEATMGAKVAISMKEPIVGRHIHEKEILLVAVPEDHARALLKDYAHLLKEDEKEALNELIEIQRKEKILWAR from the coding sequence TTGAAAAAATATAAAGGTGTTGAGAATGTCTTTAAGATCACCTATAGTAGTTGTTCTAGGCCACTCCAAAAAATATTAATTTTTTGGGGCTTAGTAGACCATGGAAAAACTAGTTTATTAGATAAAATGCGTGGAACATTAGTTGCTGCTAGAGAAGTAGGAGGAATAACTCAACATATTGGTGCTAGTTTCTTTCCCTTAGATGCTATTATTAATGTTTGTAGTAAACTTATAAAAAAATATAATATCACATTAAAAGTTCCTGGAATTCTATTTATCGATACTCCTGGACATGCTGCTTTTACAAATTTAAGAAGGAGAGGAGGTTCAATGGCTGATATAGCAATATTAGTAATAGATATAATTAATGGTGTTCAAGAACAAACAATAGAAAGTATTCAACTTTTAAAATCTAGAAAAACTCCATTTGTTGTAGCAGCTAATAAAATTGATTTAATACCTGGTTGGAAACCTTTTGAAAATGAAAATTTTCAAGAAACTTTTAATAAACAATCTAAATTTACTAAAGAAGAATTCGAGAATAGAATTTATAAATTAATAGGAGATTTATCTTTTTTAGGTTTTAAAAGTGATTTATATACAAATATAAAATCTTTTAAAGAAAATATCGCAATTGTTCCAGTAAGTGCCAAAACTGGAGAAGGAATTCAAGATTTATTACTTGTTATACTTGGTTTATCTCAAACTTTTCTTAAAGAAAAACTTATACCAATTACAACTATTAGTGAAGGTTCAATATTAGAAATAGTTGAAGAAGAAGGTTTAGGTGTTACAGCTAATTTAATACTTTATTCTGGAAAAATAAATGTTGGTGATAGATTTGCATTTATGAGTAAAAGCGGGCCAACTATATCTAAAGTAAGAGCTTTGCTTTTACCTAAGCCTTTAGATGAAATGAGAGACCCTAGAGATAAATTTACTCAAGTAGATTCTATTTCAGCTGTTGCAGGTGTGAAAATTGTTGCAAATAATCTAGATGATGCTATTCCAGGTTCACCTTTAATAATTATTGATAAACCAGAAAATGAAAATGAGATAATCGATAGGATCAATAAAGAAATTGAAAGTTTAAAAATAAATGTAGATAAAATAGGAGTAATTTTAAAAGCAGATACATTTGGAACTCTTGAATCTGCAGTATATTTTCTAAAAGATAGAGGAATACCAGTTAGAATAGCAGATATTGGAGATGTTTCTAAAAGAGATGTTTTTGAAGCAAGTATTGTTAAGCAAAAAGATGAATTTTTAGGTGTTATTTTAGCTTTTAATGTTCATATTCATCCAGATATTGAAAAGGAAGCTATTGATAAAGGAGTAAAAATTTTTAGAGAAAAAATATTGTTTAGGCTTTTTGAAAATTATCTTAATTGGGTTGAGGAAGAAAAAAGTAAAAAAGAAAGAATGAAATTTGAATCTTTAATTAAACCTGGTAAAATAAAAATTCTTGAAGGATTTGTTTTTAGAAGGAGTAATCCAGCAATTTTTGGAGTTGAAGTTTTAGCTGGAAGAATTAAACCAAAATATAAATTAATGAATTTAGAAGGAAAAATTATTGGTGAAATTTCTCAAATACAAGATAAAGGTCAAAGTATTCCAGAAGCTACTATGGGAGCTAAAGTAGCAATTTCTATGAAAGAGCCAATAGTTGGAAGACATATACATGAAAAAGAAATTCTCCTTGTAGCTGTTCCTGAAGATCATGCAAGAGCTTTATTAAAAGATTATGCACATCTTCTTAAGGAAGATGAAAAAGAAGCATTAAATGAATTAATAGAAATTCAAAGAAAAGAAAAAATATTATGGGCAAGATAA
- a CDS encoding DUF359 domain-containing protein — MKELLFIFPEEIKKELKKPLGKLINKNEKLISEIKENINKNNLIIIVGDYTSRILYEKGIYANLYIVDSKIERKPIEKFIINSYIKIYAYNQAGTISSSAINAIKKAFKLISKEDKKVTIYIDGEEDLLTLLAIKFAPKNSVIIYGQPNEGSVIIEATNERKKFINKFFKKAIKE; from the coding sequence TTGAAAGAGTTATTATTTATTTTTCCAGAAGAAATAAAAAAAGAATTGAAAAAACCATTAGGGAAATTAATTAATAAAAATGAAAAATTAATTAGTGAAATTAAAGAAAATATTAATAAGAATAACTTAATAATAATTGTAGGAGATTATACTTCTAGAATATTATACGAAAAAGGGATATATGCAAATTTATACATTGTAGATTCAAAAATAGAAAGAAAACCTATTGAAAAATTCATAATAAATTCTTATATAAAAATATATGCATATAATCAAGCTGGAACAATTTCTTCATCAGCAATAAATGCTATAAAAAAAGCATTTAAATTGATTTCTAAAGAAGATAAAAAAGTTACTATATATATTGATGGAGAAGAGGATTTGCTAACCCTTTTAGCTATAAAATTTGCTCCGAAAAACTCAGTAATTATATACGGTCAACCAAATGAAGGCTCTGTAATAATTGAAGCTACGAATGAAAGAAAGAAATTTATAAACAAGTTTTTTAAAAAAGCAATTAAAGAATAA
- a CDS encoding S6e family ribosomal protein, translating to MSKKEKAVGVKLCLANPKEGKTENIILNPSQLAYFIGKKIGDEIDASFLGRSGYIIKITGGTDRDGFPMRPDVSGGRKVAILLSGGIGYHPKRKPSSKKKKKRAKRPVKGKRERVIVRGNVITDAIAQINAVLIEKSKEIKK from the coding sequence ATGTCTAAAAAGGAAAAAGCAGTTGGAGTAAAACTTTGTTTAGCCAATCCTAAAGAGGGAAAAACTGAAAATATAATTTTAAATCCTTCTCAATTAGCATATTTCATTGGCAAAAAAATAGGAGATGAAATAGATGCTTCCTTTTTAGGACGTTCTGGTTACATTATAAAAATTACTGGTGGAACTGATAGAGATGGTTTTCCAATGAGGCCTGATGTTTCAGGTGGTAGAAAAGTTGCTATTCTTCTTTCAGGAGGCATAGGTTATCATCCTAAAAGAAAACCTTCTTCAAAAAAGAAAAAGAAAAGGGCTAAAAGACCTGTAAAAGGGAAAAGAGAAAGAGTGATTGTTCGTGGAAATGTTATAACCGATGCTATTGCTCAAATAAATGCTGTTTTAATCGAGAAAAGTAAAGAAATTAAAAAGTAA
- a CDS encoding DHHA1 domain-containing protein, with the protein MEEIKNWIITHGDADGICAGAIAYSVFKDSNILFSNPVNLLNTLNEISNDACRIIISDIAIIDSDAKKIEEKIMQLSNKCEIIYVDHHPLPEDFDIKKLFDIKKLKIKFIHEEKACASELIFRFLNEKLDNEMERVMLIGAIADYADNTPFVERFLEKWDKRTLYFEAGILVNGLESFRKNKEDKEKILKFLASGKPPSFHQGLIGAAIMSAYLEEEMRYRIKNNYKKIGEVSYIIDPKGPLGKAATYVKNEGKTLVGIAINIENNKADMSIRTSSNKINLNLITKKVVKKFNGSGGGHPNASGARIPKTNLEEFLKEFNKEIEEQLKSF; encoded by the coding sequence ATGGAAGAAATAAAGAATTGGATAATTACTCATGGAGATGCAGACGGTATTTGTGCTGGAGCTATAGCTTATAGTGTATTTAAAGATTCAAATATATTATTTTCAAATCCAGTTAATCTTTTAAATACATTAAATGAAATTTCAAATGATGCATGTAGAATAATTATAAGTGATATAGCAATTATTGATAGTGATGCTAAAAAAATTGAAGAAAAAATAATGCAATTAAGTAATAAATGTGAAATTATTTATGTAGATCATCATCCTCTTCCAGAAGATTTTGATATTAAAAAATTATTTGATATTAAAAAATTAAAAATAAAATTTATACATGAGGAAAAGGCGTGTGCTTCTGAATTAATTTTTAGATTTCTTAATGAGAAATTAGATAATGAAATGGAAAGAGTTATGCTAATAGGTGCAATAGCAGATTACGCAGATAATACTCCTTTTGTAGAAAGATTTTTAGAAAAATGGGATAAAAGGACTTTGTATTTTGAAGCAGGAATTTTAGTTAATGGCTTAGAAAGTTTTAGAAAAAATAAAGAAGATAAAGAAAAAATTTTAAAATTTTTAGCATCAGGTAAGCCACCAAGTTTTCATCAAGGTTTAATAGGTGCAGCAATAATGAGTGCTTATTTAGAAGAAGAAATGAGATATAGAATTAAAAACAATTATAAAAAAATTGGCGAAGTTTCATATATAATTGACCCAAAAGGCCCATTGGGAAAAGCAGCTACTTATGTAAAAAATGAAGGAAAAACTTTAGTAGGAATTGCAATAAATATTGAAAATAATAAAGCTGATATGAGTATAAGAACATCTTCTAATAAAATAAATTTAAATTTAATTACAAAGAAAGTAGTTAAAAAATTTAATGGAAGTGGAGGAGGACATCCAAATGCTAGTGGAGCAAGAATTCCAAAAACAAATTTAGAAGAATTTTTAAAAGAATTTAATAAAGAAATTGAAGAACAATTAAAATCTTTTTAA
- a CDS encoding DNA-directed RNA polymerase — MFAIVELEEFIRIPSNRFNENPNDVALEQLKEIYEGKISEELGYVILVIDAKVDPIGYVVARDSASYHKVNCKLLTFYPRLQEVVEGEVVEILEFGSFVRIGPIDGFLHISQIMDEFISYDEKHSMLIGKKTGRKLTVGDKIRARIVALSFEKEGKIGLTTRQSFLGKIEWIKEEIKGEEKKEEK; from the coding sequence ATGTTTGCAATAGTAGAATTAGAAGAATTTATTAGAATTCCCTCGAATAGATTTAATGAAAATCCTAATGATGTTGCTTTAGAACAACTTAAAGAAATATATGAAGGAAAAATAAGCGAAGAATTAGGTTATGTTATTTTAGTAATAGATGCAAAAGTAGATCCTATAGGTTATGTTGTAGCAAGAGATAGTGCAAGTTATCATAAAGTTAATTGTAAGTTATTAACATTTTATCCTAGACTTCAAGAAGTTGTTGAAGGAGAAGTTGTTGAAATACTTGAATTTGGTTCATTTGTAAGGATAGGGCCAATAGATGGATTTCTTCATATATCACAAATAATGGATGAATTTATATCATATGATGAAAAACATTCAATGCTTATAGGTAAAAAAACTGGTAGAAAACTTACTGTAGGAGATAAAATTAGAGCTAGAATTGTTGCATTATCTTTTGAAAAGGAAGGGAAAATAGGTTTAACAACTAGACAATCATTCCTTGGAAAAATTGAATGGATAAAAGAAGAAATAAAAGGAGAAGAAAAGAAAGAGGAAAAGTAA
- a CDS encoding 30S ribosomal protein S27ae: MSEKKKEKNKIWEKYEIKNGKIIRKKRFCPRCGPGTFMAEHKERYTCGKCSYVEYKKAI, from the coding sequence ATGAGTGAAAAAAAGAAAGAAAAAAATAAAATATGGGAAAAATATGAAATAAAAAATGGAAAAATAATTCGTAAAAAAAGATTTTGTCCAAGATGTGGACCTGGAACATTTATGGCTGAACATAAGGAAAGATATACTTGTGGAAAATGTTCATATGTTGAATATAAAAAAGCAATTTAA
- the spt4 gene encoding transcription elongation factor subunit Spt4, whose translation MSTQEKACRKCHRIVTGNSCDVCGSTDLSLSFLGYVIIFDPEKSDIAKALKIDKPGTYAIKVG comes from the coding sequence ATGTCTACGCAAGAAAAAGCATGTAGGAAATGTCATAGAATAGTTACTGGAAATTCATGCGATGTTTGTGGTTCAACAGATCTATCACTCTCATTCTTAGGTTATGTGATTATATTTGATCCAGAAAAATCTGATATTGCAAAAGCATTAAAAATAGATAAACCAGGTACGTATGCTATAAAAGTAGGATAA